In Arthrobacter sp. PAMC25284, a single genomic region encodes these proteins:
- a CDS encoding SDR family oxidoreductase: protein MTPTTPDTASTTALITGATAGIGAEFARQLAEHGHNVVLVARNKDRLGTKAAELEQRYSIRTEVIAADLTDDAGVAAVVERLSDPTRPVGILVNNAGIGLLHSFEQNDVSEEKQHLKLHVETALELTHAALQGMLARRSGRIINVASVAAFASNGTYSAAKAWLLGFSRWANVAYSARGVKVTAVCPGFTHTEFHERMGMDKTMVPRWMWLEVRRVVSEGLADNQRGKAVSVPSRRYKVLVAALQFLPARVTAVRPRRAK, encoded by the coding sequence ATGACCCCAACCACCCCTGATACCGCCAGCACCACTGCCCTCATCACGGGAGCCACCGCCGGTATCGGCGCGGAATTTGCGCGCCAGCTCGCCGAGCACGGGCACAACGTTGTGCTGGTGGCCCGGAACAAGGACCGGCTCGGGACGAAGGCTGCGGAACTGGAGCAGCGCTACAGCATCCGGACCGAGGTAATTGCCGCGGATCTGACGGACGACGCCGGCGTGGCGGCGGTCGTCGAGCGGCTCAGCGACCCCACAAGGCCCGTCGGGATCCTGGTCAATAATGCCGGTATCGGGTTGCTGCATTCCTTCGAGCAAAACGATGTTTCCGAGGAGAAACAGCACCTCAAACTGCACGTCGAGACAGCCCTGGAACTCACGCACGCAGCACTGCAGGGGATGCTGGCGCGGCGGTCCGGCAGGATCATCAACGTGGCCAGCGTCGCGGCGTTCGCCTCCAACGGGACCTACTCCGCCGCGAAGGCCTGGCTGCTGGGTTTCTCGCGCTGGGCCAACGTGGCCTACTCCGCACGAGGGGTGAAGGTCACAGCCGTTTGCCCGGGATTCACCCACACCGAGTTCCACGAGCGGATGGGCATGGATAAAACGATGGTCCCGCGCTGGATGTGGCTCGAGGTTCGGCGGGTGGTCAGTGAAGGACTTGCGGACAACCAACGCGGCAAGGCGGTCTCAGTCCCGAGCCGGCGATATAAAGTCCTGGTGGCGGCGCTGCAGTTCCTGCCGGCGAGGGTCACGGCCGTTCGGCCACGGCGGGCGAAGTAG
- a CDS encoding ATP-dependent DNA ligase, with protein sequence MPEGTATSNGKQRVRVAGRELFVTNLDKVIYPETGTTKADVLAYYAAVAPVLIPAAANRPATRKRWVHGVGTAEAPGEMFFQKNLDDSTPGWVPRAFIVHKERTNQYPLVNDPATLAWLAQIAALEIHVPQWRVDSRGNAMNPDRLVLDLDPGEGAGLAECVEVARLARAILQDVGLDPVPVTSGSKGIHLYAALDGTRSSEQISDFAHELARSLEADHPGLVVSDMKKALRAGKVLVDWSQNSSAKTTIVPYSLRGRPRPTVAAPRTWRELGSRSLHQLDYREVTKRVESGKDPFAVISGGRRTGGGPPAEQSGAAVGTGPDDDGDPRLEEYRKKRDAAGTPEPFTAGRHPAPAEGGTLREQFVIQEHHARRLHFDFRLERDGVLVSWALPKGVPVSGTKNHLAVQTEDHPLDYAGFEGTIPEGQYGAGTVSIWDRGHYESEKWIAGKEVIAVLTGQNGGGLGGTRRFALIHTGQGDDQWLIHLMDSPDSTQEHASVPAVSEVGQAGAITSATAASAATDGTAADGTSPHVPDFRPMLASSGTVADLAGKNWQFELKWDGIRALVLGDATAIRLISRNGIDISASYPELTERSCWPERDFAADGEIIAVGRSGRPDFGLLQARMKLTKSAEVAQAQLTTPVRLMLFDLLSDGGEDLRSLPLGERRSRLEGFFEASGCPVRLSDVVDGDVAHILESTRELGLEGVMAKRVDGRYVGQRSRSWLKLKFERTQEVVVGGWRTGKGDRKDSLGSLLLGIPEGSGLRYVGRVGSGFGTRELRELREKLDAIPRKTSPFVEVPDTDASDAHWVSARLVGEVSYGDWTGSGKLRHPVWRGWRLDKKPADVALEDWPPALTT encoded by the coding sequence ATGCCTGAGGGCACCGCGACGTCCAACGGGAAGCAACGCGTCCGCGTGGCCGGCCGGGAACTCTTCGTCACCAACCTGGATAAGGTGATCTACCCGGAAACCGGGACCACCAAGGCCGACGTCCTCGCGTACTACGCCGCGGTGGCCCCCGTGCTGATTCCGGCCGCTGCCAACCGCCCGGCGACCCGGAAGCGCTGGGTCCACGGTGTGGGCACGGCCGAGGCCCCCGGTGAGATGTTCTTCCAGAAGAACCTGGACGATTCGACTCCCGGGTGGGTGCCGCGAGCGTTCATCGTTCACAAGGAACGTACCAACCAGTACCCGCTGGTCAATGATCCCGCCACACTGGCCTGGCTGGCCCAGATCGCGGCACTGGAGATCCACGTTCCGCAATGGCGGGTTGATTCGCGCGGCAATGCCATGAATCCGGACCGGCTGGTCCTGGACCTGGATCCGGGCGAAGGGGCGGGGCTGGCAGAGTGCGTGGAAGTCGCCCGGCTGGCCCGGGCCATTCTGCAGGATGTGGGCCTGGACCCGGTCCCGGTGACGAGCGGCAGCAAGGGAATCCATCTCTATGCCGCCCTGGACGGAACCCGGAGCTCCGAACAGATCTCGGACTTCGCGCACGAACTGGCCCGGTCGCTGGAGGCCGATCATCCGGGGCTGGTGGTCAGTGATATGAAGAAGGCCCTGCGCGCCGGCAAGGTCCTGGTGGACTGGAGCCAGAACAGCTCCGCGAAAACCACGATCGTGCCCTATTCCCTCCGCGGCAGGCCCCGGCCCACCGTGGCCGCCCCGCGGACCTGGCGCGAGCTCGGCTCACGGTCCCTGCACCAGCTCGACTACCGCGAAGTCACCAAAAGGGTGGAGTCCGGCAAGGATCCCTTCGCCGTCATCTCGGGCGGCCGCCGCACCGGCGGCGGGCCGCCCGCAGAGCAGTCGGGCGCCGCGGTAGGCACCGGACCGGACGACGACGGCGATCCGCGGCTGGAGGAGTACCGGAAGAAGCGGGATGCGGCAGGAACGCCCGAGCCGTTCACGGCCGGGCGGCACCCCGCCCCGGCGGAGGGAGGAACCCTCCGGGAGCAGTTCGTCATCCAGGAACACCACGCCCGGCGGCTGCACTTTGACTTCCGGCTGGAGCGCGACGGCGTGCTGGTGTCGTGGGCACTCCCGAAAGGCGTCCCGGTCTCCGGGACGAAAAACCACCTCGCAGTGCAGACGGAGGACCATCCGCTGGACTACGCCGGCTTCGAAGGGACTATCCCCGAAGGCCAGTACGGCGCCGGGACAGTCAGCATCTGGGACCGCGGCCACTACGAAAGTGAAAAATGGATTGCGGGCAAAGAAGTCATCGCCGTGCTCACCGGCCAAAACGGCGGTGGCCTGGGCGGAACCCGCCGATTCGCCCTCATCCACACCGGCCAGGGCGACGACCAGTGGCTCATCCACCTCATGGATTCCCCGGATTCGACGCAGGAGCACGCCTCCGTCCCGGCGGTTTCGGAGGTCGGCCAGGCCGGCGCAATCACCAGCGCGACGGCGGCCAGTGCAGCAACGGACGGTACAGCGGCGGACGGCACGTCCCCGCACGTGCCGGATTTCCGGCCGATGCTTGCCAGTTCCGGGACGGTCGCCGATCTGGCAGGAAAGAACTGGCAATTCGAGCTCAAATGGGACGGAATCCGTGCCCTGGTCCTGGGGGATGCAACGGCCATCCGGCTGATCAGCCGCAACGGTATCGATATCTCCGCAAGCTACCCCGAGCTGACTGAACGCAGTTGCTGGCCGGAACGGGACTTCGCCGCCGACGGTGAAATCATCGCCGTCGGGCGCTCCGGGCGGCCTGACTTCGGGCTTCTCCAGGCCCGGATGAAACTCACTAAGTCCGCCGAGGTCGCCCAGGCGCAGCTCACGACGCCGGTGCGGCTGATGCTCTTCGACCTGCTCTCCGACGGCGGCGAGGACCTCCGCTCCCTGCCGCTGGGCGAGCGCCGGTCCCGGCTGGAAGGGTTTTTCGAGGCCTCCGGCTGCCCGGTCCGGCTCTCCGACGTGGTCGACGGCGACGTCGCGCACATCCTGGAAAGCACCCGGGAACTCGGGCTGGAAGGGGTCATGGCGAAGCGGGTGGACGGCCGATACGTCGGGCAGCGCAGCAGGTCGTGGCTCAAGCTCAAGTTCGAACGGACCCAGGAGGTGGTGGTCGGCGGCTGGCGTACCGGAAAAGGCGATCGCAAGGACTCGCTGGGCTCGCTGCTCCTTGGCATCCCTGAAGGCTCGGGACTGCGGTATGTGGGGCGGGTGGGCAGCGGGTTCGGCACCCGGGAACTGCGGGAACTGCGGGAGAAACTCGATGCCATCCCCCGGAAGACGTCTCCCTTCGTCGAGGTTCCGGACACAGATGCATCCGACGCCCACTGGGTGAGCGCCAGGCTCGTCGGCGAAGTCAGCTACGGGGACTGGACCGGCAGCGGAAAGCTGCGGCACCCGGTGTGGCGCGGCTGGCGGCTGGATAAGAAACCGGCCGACGTCGCACTGGAAGACTGGCCGCCGGCCCTGACCACCTAG
- a CDS encoding class II fructose-bisphosphate aldolase, translated as MRARLDDLVGSALQQGSAVPAFTCYDFTTALAVVAAAEEAGRGAILLVAPKTAATPNGLRLIAALRGLADAAAVPVAVQLDHAADPGMIADAVNAGADSVLVDGSALPYEENIALVAGVRAALAAQGNADVVIEAELGGLAGDEDRAFGSEAEGSAPSHGAAGLTDSAQVEDFVARTGAQLLAVAVGNVHGHYTGEPKLRWDVLQDIAVRARIPLVLHGASGIPAHELVKAAAMKVGKVNFNTELRTGVLAVLQAQTAAHRADGENLQGLLRQWDASAKAFAGQALGILTR; from the coding sequence ATGCGGGCCCGCCTCGACGATCTGGTTGGCTCCGCCCTGCAACAGGGCTCGGCAGTACCGGCCTTCACCTGTTACGACTTCACGACCGCGCTCGCTGTCGTCGCGGCGGCCGAAGAGGCCGGCCGCGGGGCGATCCTGCTCGTGGCTCCGAAGACCGCCGCCACGCCCAACGGGCTGCGGCTGATCGCAGCTCTCCGCGGACTCGCGGACGCCGCCGCTGTTCCGGTTGCCGTGCAGCTGGACCACGCCGCCGACCCGGGGATGATCGCCGACGCCGTCAACGCCGGGGCCGACTCCGTGCTCGTGGACGGGTCAGCACTGCCCTACGAGGAGAACATTGCCCTGGTCGCGGGAGTCCGTGCCGCGCTCGCCGCACAGGGGAATGCCGACGTCGTGATCGAAGCGGAGCTCGGCGGCCTGGCCGGCGACGAGGACCGGGCCTTCGGTTCCGAGGCCGAAGGCAGCGCGCCGTCGCATGGTGCTGCCGGCCTCACTGACTCCGCGCAGGTGGAAGACTTTGTTGCCCGCACCGGCGCGCAGCTCCTGGCCGTGGCCGTGGGCAACGTCCACGGACACTACACGGGGGAACCCAAGCTGCGCTGGGACGTGCTGCAGGACATCGCTGTACGGGCCCGAATCCCGCTGGTGCTGCACGGCGCCTCAGGCATTCCGGCGCACGAACTGGTCAAGGCCGCGGCCATGAAGGTGGGCAAGGTCAACTTCAACACCGAACTCCGCACCGGTGTGCTGGCGGTCCTGCAGGCGCAAACTGCCGCGCACCGGGCCGACGGCGAGAACCTCCAGGGCCTGCTGCGCCAGTGGGACGCCTCGGCCAAAGCATTCGCGGGACAGGCCCTGGGCATCCTTACCCGCTGA
- a CDS encoding GNAT family N-acetyltransferase, with protein MTENSAATEDRFNPDVTTTRNDELHCYELHVGAQPAVRIRFIDRPGHIDFVHTDTAEAFQGRGLAKVLAHFALDDVVAAGKRIIPNCPFTYRYLRKHDAYNQYVDWPERPPEGA; from the coding sequence ATGACGGAGAACTCGGCAGCAACTGAAGACCGGTTCAATCCGGACGTCACCACCACCCGCAACGATGAGCTGCACTGCTATGAGTTGCACGTCGGAGCCCAGCCGGCCGTCCGGATCCGCTTCATCGACAGACCCGGCCACATCGACTTCGTTCACACCGACACCGCGGAGGCCTTCCAAGGGCGGGGCCTGGCAAAAGTGCTGGCGCACTTCGCCCTCGACGACGTCGTCGCAGCCGGCAAGCGGATCATTCCCAACTGCCCCTTCACCTACCGCTACCTGCGCAAGCACGACGCCTACAACCAGTACGTGGACTGGCCTGAGCGCCCGCCCGAAGGGGCCTGA
- a CDS encoding FUSC family protein — translation MDFFLRHIRILHTLAPANNDHVSAWRVAISVAVPTLALLAAGRTDLTIYAVFGALTGMYGRTEPHQLRLRHQGQAAVLLVGGVAVGVALSVGHVHSLELVAAEAIFAFGASLFADRMRLKPNGPFFSILALGACASIPAAVPWHTAVLIAAASSVFSLLVGFGGWIRTREWQPRAGRGDTPLPRAHRRRAWIHAARYVVAVGAAGSIGVLSGSGHPHWAMAAAAVPLAGADMPSSVYRGIHRIIGTLLGLVVVAFVLFPWPGSPLRAFPGQESAVLAVLVIVLQFTTELFMTRHYGLAMVSFTPLILLVGQLAAPDDPYILVTERAVETLVGAVVGILVVVLIRRRSSNIPLR, via the coding sequence GTGGACTTCTTCCTGCGGCACATCCGCATTCTGCACACCCTGGCTCCAGCCAACAACGATCACGTCTCGGCATGGCGAGTGGCCATAAGCGTCGCTGTTCCCACGCTGGCGCTGCTGGCCGCGGGACGCACGGACCTGACAATCTATGCTGTTTTTGGCGCCTTGACCGGAATGTATGGCCGGACGGAACCGCACCAACTCAGGTTGAGGCACCAGGGGCAGGCTGCGGTCCTCCTGGTGGGAGGGGTGGCCGTCGGCGTGGCCCTCTCGGTGGGGCACGTCCATTCGCTGGAGCTCGTGGCGGCCGAGGCAATCTTCGCCTTTGGCGCGTCGTTGTTCGCGGACCGGATGCGACTCAAGCCCAACGGCCCGTTCTTCAGCATCCTGGCCCTGGGCGCCTGCGCGTCCATCCCCGCCGCCGTTCCGTGGCATACAGCTGTTCTCATCGCTGCCGCGTCATCCGTCTTTTCCCTGCTGGTTGGATTTGGCGGATGGATCCGTACCCGTGAGTGGCAGCCCCGCGCTGGACGGGGAGACACTCCGCTGCCCCGTGCGCACCGCCGCCGTGCGTGGATCCATGCCGCCCGGTATGTCGTCGCGGTAGGGGCTGCCGGATCGATCGGGGTGCTCAGCGGAAGCGGCCACCCGCATTGGGCCATGGCCGCGGCAGCCGTTCCCCTGGCCGGGGCGGACATGCCCAGCAGCGTCTACCGGGGAATCCACCGGATCATCGGCACCCTGTTGGGTTTGGTGGTGGTCGCTTTCGTCCTGTTCCCTTGGCCCGGGTCGCCGTTGCGGGCCTTCCCCGGGCAGGAGTCCGCGGTCCTGGCCGTGCTGGTCATCGTTCTGCAGTTCACGACCGAACTGTTCATGACCCGGCACTATGGCCTCGCCATGGTCTCCTTCACCCCGCTAATCCTGCTGGTCGGACAACTCGCCGCGCCGGATGACCCTTATATCCTCGTGACGGAGCGCGCCGTCGAGACCCTGGTGGGCGCCGTTGTCGGCATTCTTGTGGTGGTGCTGATCAGGCGCAGGTCGAGCAACATTCCATTGCGGTAA
- a CDS encoding fructose-specific PTS transporter subunit EIIC gives MTQLITHELVELDQNLGNTPEDVIRHLATRVAASGRATEVEGLFADAFAREQKTATGVPGGIAIPHCRSTAVTEPTLAMARLSQPVDFGAKDGPADLIFFIAAPEGADQEHLSLLSKLARSLIRKDFRSALRAASSPADIVDLVDGALADKPAVHTAAAAATPNVASAAKGPKRLVAVTACPTGIAHTYMAADSLVAAAKEIGVDLQVETQGSSGAKPLDPAVIAAADAVIFAVDVDVRGKERFAGMPVINAPVKRGIDEPEKMVHEALAAAENPNAHRVPHFGAEEQAENAAAEQGEHIGQKLKKALLTGVSYMIPFVAGGGLLIALGFLMAGYDITGFADKILAENNLGNLPTEYPELAWGPLGAYLGAVFFKIGALSLGFLVPALAGYIAYAIADRPGIAPGFVAGAVAGYMGAGFLGGIVGGLLAGYIAHQIGRLNVARWLRGLMPVVIIPLVASIVASGLMFLILGGPIAGITTGLNDWLSGLTGASAIVLGIILGLMMCFDLGGPVNKVAYSFAVAGLGAATITNQAPWQIMAAVMAAGMVPPLAMALATVLDKARFSLAERENGKAAWLLGASFISEGAIPFAAADPLRVIPASMLGGAVTGAISMAAGVGSKAPHGGVFVFFAIDNFLMFVVAIAVGTIITALSVLALKRWAVKKSVDTVEQVPVTV, from the coding sequence GTGACTCAGCTCATTACGCACGAACTGGTCGAGCTCGACCAGAATCTGGGCAACACGCCCGAGGACGTGATCCGGCACCTGGCCACCAGGGTCGCCGCCAGCGGACGCGCCACCGAAGTCGAAGGCCTCTTCGCCGACGCTTTCGCCCGGGAACAGAAAACGGCGACGGGCGTCCCCGGCGGCATCGCCATCCCGCACTGCCGATCGACGGCGGTCACGGAACCGACGCTCGCGATGGCCAGGCTGTCCCAGCCTGTCGATTTCGGCGCCAAGGACGGCCCCGCGGACCTGATCTTCTTCATCGCAGCCCCCGAGGGCGCCGACCAGGAGCACCTCTCCCTGCTGTCCAAGCTCGCCCGCTCGCTGATCAGGAAGGACTTCCGGTCGGCCCTGCGTGCGGCATCGTCGCCGGCGGACATCGTTGACCTCGTCGACGGCGCACTGGCGGACAAGCCTGCCGTGCACACGGCTGCGGCCGCAGCCACGCCGAACGTCGCTTCCGCAGCCAAGGGGCCAAAACGCCTTGTGGCCGTGACAGCCTGCCCCACCGGCATCGCCCACACCTACATGGCCGCCGACTCCCTCGTGGCCGCGGCCAAGGAAATCGGCGTGGACCTGCAGGTCGAGACCCAGGGGTCCTCAGGGGCGAAGCCACTGGATCCGGCAGTCATCGCCGCCGCCGACGCCGTCATCTTCGCCGTCGATGTGGACGTCCGCGGCAAGGAGCGCTTCGCCGGCATGCCGGTCATCAACGCTCCCGTCAAGCGGGGCATCGACGAGCCCGAGAAGATGGTCCACGAGGCTCTCGCAGCCGCAGAGAACCCGAACGCCCACCGGGTGCCGCACTTCGGCGCCGAGGAACAGGCCGAGAACGCGGCGGCGGAGCAGGGCGAGCACATCGGCCAGAAACTGAAGAAGGCACTCCTCACCGGTGTCAGCTACATGATCCCGTTCGTGGCAGGCGGCGGTCTGCTGATCGCCCTTGGCTTCCTGATGGCCGGCTACGACATCACTGGATTCGCAGACAAGATCCTCGCCGAAAACAACCTCGGGAACCTGCCGACGGAGTACCCCGAACTCGCGTGGGGCCCGCTCGGAGCGTACCTCGGAGCCGTCTTCTTCAAGATCGGCGCCCTGTCCCTCGGCTTCCTGGTGCCTGCACTGGCAGGCTACATCGCTTACGCCATCGCAGACCGCCCGGGCATCGCCCCCGGTTTCGTCGCCGGCGCCGTTGCCGGTTACATGGGCGCCGGCTTCCTTGGCGGCATCGTCGGCGGCCTGCTGGCCGGCTACATCGCACACCAGATCGGACGCCTCAACGTCGCCCGCTGGCTGCGCGGCCTGATGCCCGTGGTCATCATCCCGCTGGTCGCCTCCATTGTCGCCTCCGGCCTGATGTTCCTAATCCTGGGCGGGCCGATCGCCGGCATCACCACCGGGCTGAACGACTGGCTCTCCGGACTGACCGGCGCGAGCGCAATCGTGCTCGGTATCATCCTGGGCCTCATGATGTGCTTCGACCTCGGCGGACCGGTCAACAAGGTTGCCTACTCCTTCGCCGTCGCCGGACTGGGCGCCGCAACGATCACAAACCAGGCCCCGTGGCAGATCATGGCCGCCGTTATGGCTGCAGGAATGGTTCCCCCGCTGGCCATGGCCCTCGCGACGGTCCTGGACAAGGCACGCTTCAGCCTGGCCGAACGCGAAAACGGCAAGGCCGCATGGCTGCTGGGTGCTTCCTTCATCTCCGAAGGCGCTATTCCGTTCGCCGCCGCCGATCCGCTGCGCGTTATCCCGGCCAGCATGCTGGGCGGTGCCGTGACCGGCGCCATCTCCATGGCTGCAGGCGTCGGATCCAAGGCCCCGCACGGCGGAGTCTTCGTATTCTTCGCGATCGACAACTTCCTGATGTTTGTTGTAGCCATCGCGGTCGGCACCATTATTACGGCGCTGTCCGTCCTGGCGCTCAAGCGCTGGGCAGTCAAGAAGTCCGTTGATACGGTAGAACAGGTTCCCGTAACCGTCTGA
- a CDS encoding Ku protein, which produces MRAIWKGAIAFGLVNVPVKVYGATEDHDISLHQVHNADGGRIRYQRRCEVCSNIVDYEDIDKAYEEDGRTVVLSREELKSVPAENSREIEVVQFVPAEQLDPIMFEKSYYLEPDAKSPKAYVLLRRALEDTDRVAIVQFALREKTRLGALRVRGEVMMLQSLLWADEVREASFPALETSLRISAQEREMSAALVESMASDFEPGQFTDDYQTQLRQLIEAKLDKGESLVTEETFGAAAADDGAGEVIDLMEALKRSLERKRGAAAGAGTAAPADKPPAKSATRPAARPSSGSAAKATPKAAARTTAGASTKTSSKAAAKTSAKAAGKATRKGA; this is translated from the coding sequence ATGAGAGCCATCTGGAAAGGCGCAATAGCGTTCGGGCTGGTCAACGTACCAGTGAAGGTGTACGGCGCCACCGAGGACCACGACATCAGCCTGCATCAGGTCCACAACGCCGACGGCGGACGGATCCGCTACCAGCGCCGCTGCGAGGTGTGCAGCAATATCGTTGACTACGAGGACATCGACAAGGCGTACGAGGAAGACGGCCGGACTGTGGTCCTTAGCAGGGAAGAGCTCAAGTCCGTTCCGGCCGAAAACAGCCGCGAAATCGAAGTTGTGCAGTTCGTTCCGGCGGAGCAGTTGGATCCGATCATGTTTGAAAAGAGCTACTACCTTGAGCCCGACGCCAAATCGCCCAAGGCGTACGTGCTGCTGCGCCGGGCTCTGGAGGACACGGACCGGGTGGCAATCGTCCAGTTCGCGTTGCGTGAGAAGACCCGGCTGGGGGCCCTGCGGGTCCGTGGCGAGGTGATGATGCTGCAGTCCCTTCTGTGGGCCGACGAGGTCCGGGAGGCCAGTTTCCCGGCGCTTGAGACCTCGCTCCGGATTTCCGCCCAGGAGCGGGAAATGTCGGCGGCTCTGGTGGAGTCGATGGCTTCCGATTTCGAGCCGGGCCAGTTCACGGACGACTACCAGACGCAATTGCGCCAGCTCATTGAGGCCAAGCTGGACAAGGGGGAGTCCCTGGTCACCGAGGAGACGTTCGGAGCTGCCGCCGCCGACGACGGCGCCGGCGAAGTGATCGACCTCATGGAAGCGCTCAAGCGGAGCCTTGAGAGGAAGCGGGGCGCTGCCGCGGGGGCCGGGACAGCTGCTCCGGCAGACAAGCCGCCGGCCAAATCGGCCACCCGACCGGCTGCCAGGCCGTCGTCGGGATCCGCCGCGAAAGCCACTCCCAAGGCCGCCGCCAGGACCACGGCTGGGGCCTCCACCAAGACGTCCTCCAAGGCCGCTGCCAAGACGTCCGCCAAGGCCGCCGGGAAGGCGACGCGCAAGGGCGCCTGA
- a CDS encoding HPr family phosphocarrier protein encodes MTERNATIASRVGLHARPAAIFAEAAGEFDLEITIAREGEPADEAMDAASILSLMSLGASHGEVVVLRAEGDGADAALERLVQILETDHDAA; translated from the coding sequence ATGACCGAACGTAACGCCACCATTGCCAGCCGTGTAGGGCTGCACGCCCGGCCGGCCGCGATCTTTGCAGAAGCAGCCGGCGAGTTCGATCTCGAAATCACCATTGCCCGCGAAGGCGAACCGGCCGACGAGGCCATGGATGCTGCCAGCATCCTGTCCCTGATGAGCCTCGGCGCTTCGCACGGCGAGGTCGTGGTGTTGCGCGCCGAGGGCGATGGCGCCGACGCTGCGCTGGAACGCCTGGTGCAGATCCTCGAGACGGACCACGACGCCGCATAG
- a CDS encoding acyltransferase — MVPGRDLVIDLARFICLALVVVAHTMMVSPVLHPDGTVTSENTLENQPWFLPVIWVLQVMPLFFVAGGITGLQSWRRLRSRGGSAYDYIQARMLRLIRPAAVLLGVMFTGLWAARLAGVDPQVIELLAAGAGMPLWFLAAYLAAQLNVPCLAALHARAPWLTLAGLVSLVIAIDCLRGVLPLLAHANMIFLWCAVQQLGFMVEDGWLQRLGRHNLAGIILAGNLGLGLLVLLGLYPGNMLANLNPPNASLLFLGISQAAALQLFRPWLHRLASVEWVLRLVAGAGRRAMTVYLWHLPVLAAMSGLLLLTGFPQPAGGTAAWWWGRPLVLLAVMALLLPVLALFGPLEELPTASSHTRGRPAAAVVTAAVVVFIPVSDAALNGLTLGLLGGGAACFVLATLLLGRAPARDTAGARPEASAPPLPHPPLSANLEP, encoded by the coding sequence ATGGTCCCGGGCCGTGACCTGGTGATTGACCTCGCCAGGTTCATCTGTCTTGCCCTCGTCGTCGTAGCCCACACCATGATGGTGAGCCCCGTGCTGCACCCCGACGGCACTGTGACCTCGGAGAACACCCTGGAAAACCAGCCGTGGTTCCTGCCGGTCATCTGGGTGCTTCAAGTGATGCCGCTGTTCTTTGTGGCCGGCGGTATCACCGGACTGCAGTCCTGGCGCCGGCTCCGGTCCCGGGGCGGCAGCGCCTACGACTACATTCAGGCCCGGATGCTGCGCCTCATCCGCCCGGCGGCCGTATTGCTCGGCGTGATGTTCACCGGGCTGTGGGCCGCACGCCTGGCCGGCGTGGATCCGCAGGTCATCGAGTTGCTGGCCGCAGGGGCCGGCATGCCACTGTGGTTCCTCGCCGCGTACCTGGCCGCCCAGTTGAACGTGCCCTGCCTGGCCGCCCTGCATGCCCGTGCACCCTGGTTGACACTGGCCGGCCTTGTCTCGCTGGTGATTGCCATCGATTGCCTGCGGGGGGTGCTGCCGCTGCTTGCCCACGCAAATATGATTTTCCTCTGGTGCGCCGTCCAGCAACTCGGATTTATGGTTGAGGACGGCTGGCTGCAGCGCCTGGGCCGCCACAACCTGGCGGGAATCATCCTTGCCGGCAATCTGGGCCTGGGGCTGTTGGTGCTGCTGGGGCTCTACCCGGGAAATATGCTGGCGAATCTCAACCCGCCCAATGCGAGCCTTTTGTTTCTTGGCATTTCCCAGGCCGCCGCCCTGCAGCTGTTCCGCCCGTGGCTGCACCGGCTTGCGTCGGTTGAGTGGGTCTTGCGGCTCGTGGCAGGGGCCGGCCGCCGGGCGATGACCGTGTATTTGTGGCACCTTCCCGTCCTGGCGGCCATGTCCGGGCTGCTCCTGCTGACCGGATTCCCCCAGCCGGCGGGAGGAACCGCCGCATGGTGGTGGGGCAGGCCGCTTGTGCTGCTCGCCGTGATGGCGCTGCTCCTGCCGGTCCTGGCACTGTTTGGCCCGTTGGAGGAATTACCGACGGCGTCCTCCCACACCCGCGGCCGGCCCGCGGCCGCCGTGGTCACGGCCGCCGTCGTCGTTTTTATCCCCGTCTCCGATGCCGCACTCAACGGGCTCACCCTGGGCCTCCTTGGCGGAGGCGCGGCATGCTTCGTCCTCGCCACCCTGCTCCTGGGCCGCGCCCCCGCGCGGGATACCGCCGGCGCCCGGCCCGAAGCCTCCGCGCCACCATTGCCACACCCGCCATTAAGTGCCAATCTCGAACCATGA